The Thermoflavifilum sp. genome contains a region encoding:
- the yidC gene encoding membrane protein insertase YidC: MMDRNSVIGFILLSLLVVGYLYYNQQAQEKYLRFKAQQDSLAKARTMLAADSLLRPVDTARITGDSLSGAFPVTQSREVERFDTIDNGVLQIVFTNKGGIPHEVILKNYQTYSGKPLLLKGNPYDQLSLLIPATRALPLHTAELYFQLDTIQQLADHSYRLQYRLPLGSSHQYLEYDYLIHPHDYRINWQIQLVGMDQFIPAADQQIQLLWQTQANHQERDITIERRDLQLYFRTSSGGHTDIDYFSFIKTQQKNFDKSLQWISLREEFFNVSVINTSGTFTGGSVQAQLPEDDPQIVGRMQALLTLPYTHQPQNTYNLQLLYGPNDYALLKSYHIGIENIIPLGYGIYAFVKYINKWIILPVFLLLGKWIGNWGIVIVLLTIVIRLLISPLTYKSYLSQAKMKVLKPELDELRKKYKDDQQKFAMEQMKLFRMAGVSPLGGCIPALLQIPIFFALYSLFMSAIQLRQQHFLWVKDLSTYDSILNLPFKIPLYGDHVSLLTLLMTLTSLVMAFYNKNNMAAAGNTGGQEMAFMKYMPFILPVFFLGFFNSLAAGLTLYYLVSNIITILIQLVIQHYIIDEEKIHRQIQENKKKPLKASRWQQRLEEIQKAQTAAQQRNRAGR, from the coding sequence ATGATGGATAGAAATTCAGTCATAGGGTTTATTCTGTTAAGTCTGCTGGTGGTGGGCTATTTATATTACAATCAGCAGGCACAGGAAAAATATTTGCGTTTCAAAGCACAACAGGATTCGCTGGCTAAGGCCCGGACCATGCTCGCTGCAGATAGCCTGCTGCGGCCTGTGGATACAGCAAGGATAACTGGTGATAGCCTTAGCGGAGCATTTCCTGTAACTCAATCCCGTGAAGTGGAACGCTTCGATACGATAGATAACGGCGTATTGCAAATTGTTTTCACCAACAAAGGAGGCATTCCCCATGAAGTGATATTGAAAAATTATCAGACATATAGCGGCAAACCCTTGTTGTTGAAAGGTAATCCTTATGATCAATTATCCCTGCTCATTCCAGCTACGCGTGCGCTTCCACTTCATACTGCAGAACTGTATTTTCAACTCGATACCATTCAGCAACTCGCTGATCATTCCTACCGCCTGCAATATCGTTTACCGCTGGGTTCATCCCATCAATATCTGGAATATGATTATTTGATTCATCCACATGATTATCGCATTAACTGGCAGATTCAGCTGGTAGGTATGGATCAATTTATCCCTGCCGCCGATCAGCAAATTCAGTTGCTCTGGCAAACACAGGCCAATCATCAGGAACGAGATATTACCATCGAACGACGTGATTTACAGCTGTATTTCAGAACATCTTCCGGCGGACATACGGATATCGATTATTTCAGTTTCATCAAAACCCAACAAAAAAATTTTGATAAATCCTTGCAATGGATAAGTCTCAGAGAAGAATTTTTCAATGTAAGCGTTATCAACACTTCCGGTACATTTACCGGTGGTAGTGTGCAGGCGCAGCTACCGGAAGATGACCCGCAAATAGTGGGGCGAATGCAGGCCCTGCTTACGCTTCCCTATACGCATCAACCGCAAAATACGTATAACCTGCAGCTGTTGTATGGCCCGAATGATTATGCATTGTTAAAAAGTTATCACATTGGTATCGAGAACATCATTCCATTAGGATATGGTATTTATGCTTTCGTCAAATACATTAATAAATGGATTATTCTTCCCGTGTTTTTGCTCCTGGGCAAATGGATCGGCAACTGGGGTATTGTGATTGTGTTGCTCACCATCGTCATCCGGCTATTGATCTCGCCACTTACTTATAAAAGTTATCTTTCTCAGGCCAAGATGAAGGTGTTAAAACCTGAGCTGGATGAACTTCGCAAAAAGTATAAAGATGATCAGCAAAAATTTGCCATGGAGCAAATGAAGCTGTTCCGTATGGCAGGCGTAAGTCCATTGGGAGGATGCATACCTGCGCTATTACAGATTCCCATTTTCTTTGCATTATATAGTTTATTCATGTCGGCTATTCAGCTTCGACAGCAACACTTTCTATGGGTGAAGGATTTAAGTACGTATGATTCTATTTTGAATTTACCATTCAAAATTCCATTATATGGCGATCATGTGAGTTTGCTTACCCTGTTAATGACGCTTACCAGCCTGGTGATGGCTTTTTACAATAAAAACAATATGGCGGCTGCAGGCAATACGGGCGGACAGGAAATGGCATTTATGAAATATATGCCCTTTATTCTACCCGTATTCTTCCTGGGTTTTTTCAACAGTCTGGCTGCCGGATTAACGCTTTATTATCTTGTATCAAATATCATTACCATCCTTATTCAGCTGGTTATTCAGCATTATATCATCGACGAAGAAAAAATTCATCGGCAAATTCAGGAAAATAAAAAGAAACCTCTTAAAGCCTCTCGCTGGCAACAACGCTTAGAAGAAATTCAAAAAGCACAGACAGCGGCTCAGCAACGCAATAGAGCAGGTAGATGA
- the pepT gene encoding peptidase T, translated as MNNLDFSNYAFTVAERFLRYVQINTQSNPFSSTIPSTPGQKDLGRLLIAELREMGLEAEIDEYGYVYATLPSNQPRTCPVICFCAHMDTSPDCSGAGVKPIVHRNYQGQDLVLPDDPTQVIRMSDFPELEQQIGNDIITASGTTLLGADDKSGIAIIMDALHYWISHPEQPHGEIRILFTVDEEIGRGVDHVNLQKLRADVAYTLDGESVGHLEDENFCADSVQVRIHGISAHTGYALGKMVNAIKVAAAIIQNLPGQHAPETTSGKQGFIHPLHMEAQVESATIQFLIRHFEENGLKAYEQQLEQLVKQQVQQYPGARYEWRCQEQYRNMKYVLDQHPEVVQYAEEAIRRAGLQPIHHAIRGGTDGARLSYMGLPCPNLFTGQHAFHSKKEWISVQDMQKSVETLIHLAEIWATCS; from the coding sequence ATGAACAACCTTGATTTTTCCAATTATGCCTTCACGGTTGCCGAGCGTTTTCTCCGTTATGTACAGATAAACACACAATCAAACCCTTTTTCATCAACCATACCATCGACTCCCGGGCAAAAAGATTTAGGTCGATTGCTGATTGCCGAATTGCGTGAAATGGGACTGGAGGCCGAAATAGACGAATATGGCTATGTATATGCCACCCTACCTTCCAATCAACCCCGCACCTGTCCGGTAATCTGTTTTTGTGCGCACATGGATACTTCGCCCGATTGCAGCGGAGCCGGAGTAAAGCCTATCGTGCATCGCAACTATCAGGGGCAAGATCTGGTTTTACCGGATGACCCGACACAGGTAATCCGGATGAGCGATTTTCCCGAACTGGAACAACAAATAGGAAATGATATTATTACGGCTTCGGGCACCACTTTACTGGGTGCTGATGATAAATCGGGCATAGCCATCATCATGGATGCCTTACATTACTGGATTTCGCATCCCGAGCAACCTCATGGCGAGATTCGCATTCTTTTTACCGTAGATGAAGAAATCGGTCGGGGTGTAGATCATGTGAATCTGCAAAAATTACGTGCCGATGTGGCCTATACACTCGATGGGGAGTCGGTCGGCCACCTGGAAGACGAAAACTTTTGTGCGGACAGCGTGCAGGTACGCATTCACGGGATTTCAGCCCACACGGGATATGCCCTGGGTAAAATGGTTAATGCCATTAAGGTTGCTGCGGCTATCATACAAAACCTGCCCGGCCAACATGCACCGGAAACCACCTCCGGGAAACAGGGCTTCATCCACCCCCTGCACATGGAGGCACAGGTGGAATCGGCCACCATCCAATTCCTGATCCGACATTTTGAGGAAAATGGCCTGAAAGCATATGAACAACAGTTAGAGCAGCTTGTCAAACAGCAGGTGCAACAATATCCAGGTGCAAGATACGAGTGGCGATGCCAGGAACAATATCGGAATATGAAATATGTGCTGGATCAGCATCCAGAGGTCGTGCAATATGCGGAAGAAGCCATTCGCCGTGCCGGCCTGCAACCCATACATCATGCCATCAGAGGAGGAACCGATGGAGCCCGTCTTTCATACATGGGCCTGCCATGTCCCAATCTGTTCACCGGCCAGCATGCCTTTCATTCAAAAAAAGAATGGATTAGCGTTCAAGACATGCAAAAATCCGTGGAAACCCTGATCCACCTGGCCGAAATCTGGGCCACTTGCAGTTGA
- a CDS encoding acyl-CoA thioesterase, which produces MESTFSPKTPKDSLVVMTELVLPNDTNTFGNLMGGRLMYWMDIAAALASMKHCGSPVVTASVDNISFENPIRLGNVVHIEAKVSRAFHTSMEVHIAVWSEDTLQHFRYRSNEAYYTFVAIDPNGKPKPVPPLQPETDEEKKLYEGALRRRQLRLILSGKMKPEDADELRALFQNSSSGK; this is translated from the coding sequence ATGGAAAGCACATTTTCACCGAAGACGCCCAAAGATTCACTGGTAGTGATGACCGAGCTGGTCCTGCCTAACGACACCAACACTTTTGGCAATCTCATGGGTGGCCGATTGATGTACTGGATGGATATCGCAGCCGCTCTGGCTTCTATGAAGCATTGCGGTAGCCCCGTGGTTACGGCTTCTGTGGATAATATTTCTTTCGAAAACCCCATCCGCCTGGGAAATGTTGTGCATATCGAGGCCAAAGTATCTCGCGCATTTCATACTTCCATGGAAGTGCATATTGCCGTGTGGAGCGAAGATACCCTGCAACATTTTCGATATCGTTCAAACGAAGCTTACTATACCTTTGTAGCCATTGACCCCAACGGAAAACCTAAGCCTGTGCCTCCTTTGCAACCGGAAACCGATGAAGAAAAAAAGCTTTATGAAGGGGCTCTGCGGCGGCGACAACTTCGTTTGATTTTGAGCGGGAAAATGAAACCTGAAGATGCCGATGAGTTGAGGGCATTGTTTCAGAATTCTTCTTCCGGAAAATGA
- a CDS encoding enoyl-CoA hydratase/isomerase family protein, which translates to MPFSSLLYEISDRVAYITLNRPEKRNALHPQLVAEIKQALTDAAHDDAVKLIVLKANGPAFSAGADLEYLQQIRHFNLEQHIQDTKDLCGLYEQIYFHNKVVIAWVQGHAIAGGCGLAAVCDFCYSTSEAKFGFTEVKIGFIPAIVSVFVSRKIGEGRAKALLLSGELISAQQAEQLGLIDEVFPANDFMEKVQQKLQNLLYGASAFSLMQTKKLLHQVQDVPIREALERAIMANAEARNHPDCRRGIDAFLNKQHIHW; encoded by the coding sequence ATGCCATTCTCCAGCCTGCTCTATGAAATAAGCGATCGCGTGGCCTACATTACGCTGAACAGGCCTGAAAAACGAAATGCCTTGCATCCACAGCTGGTGGCGGAAATCAAACAGGCGCTTACGGATGCGGCGCATGATGATGCAGTGAAACTCATTGTATTGAAAGCCAATGGACCTGCATTTAGCGCCGGTGCTGACCTGGAGTATTTGCAGCAGATAAGACATTTTAATTTAGAACAACATATTCAGGATACAAAGGATTTGTGTGGTTTATACGAGCAAATTTATTTTCATAACAAAGTGGTAATTGCCTGGGTGCAGGGGCATGCTATTGCCGGTGGATGCGGACTTGCGGCTGTTTGTGATTTTTGCTATAGTACGTCGGAAGCTAAATTCGGCTTTACGGAAGTAAAAATTGGTTTTATACCGGCAATCGTAAGTGTATTTGTCAGCCGTAAAATCGGAGAAGGAAGAGCTAAAGCATTATTGCTGAGTGGTGAGTTGATATCTGCACAACAAGCCGAGCAGCTGGGGCTGATTGATGAAGTGTTTCCAGCAAATGATTTTATGGAAAAAGTGCAACAAAAATTGCAAAATTTATTGTATGGCGCATCTGCTTTTTCGTTAATGCAAACCAAGAAATTATTGCATCAAGTGCAGGATGTTCCCATCCGGGAAGCTCTGGAACGGGCTATTATGGCTAATGCCGAAGCCAGAAACCATCCCGACTGCCGCCGGGGTATTGATGCTTTCTTAAACAAGCAACATATTCACTGGTAA
- a CDS encoding CTP synthase, whose protein sequence is MAKYIFVTGGVTSSLGKGIIAASLAKLLQARGLRVTIQKFDPYINVDPGTLNPYEHGECYVTEDGAETDLDLGHYERFLNRPTSQANNVTTGRIYQTVINKEREGAYLGKTVQVIPHITDEIKRRVLLLGNEGQYDIVITEVGGTVGDIESLPYIEAVRQLQWELGNENCLVVHLTLIPYLRAAKELKTKPTQHSVRMLSENGVHPDIIVCRTEEPMTYDLKKKIALFCNVNVDAVIEANDVPTIYEVPLEMMREKLDVICMQKLHIPIRQEPELSRWREFLDKLKYPKSKVTIGLVGKYVELQDAYKSILESFIHAGAVNECKVVVQYIHSEFITSENVEEKLAGLDGVLVAPGFGNRGIEGKIAAIQYAREHQIPFFGICLGMQCAVIEFARHRMGLPEAHSTEMNPSTPDPVIDLMEEQKKITAKGGTMRLGAYPCQIKPGTLAEKIYGTHLISERHRHRYEFNNRYLEAMEKAGMIASGVNPETGLVEIIELPDHPFFFGCQYHPELKSTVENPHPAFVAFIKAAKVYAEGRKAANPLHAESSIHAV, encoded by the coding sequence ATGGCTAAATATATTTTTGTGACTGGGGGCGTTACCTCCTCGCTCGGGAAAGGAATTATTGCGGCTTCGCTTGCCAAATTATTGCAGGCCAGAGGATTGCGGGTAACCATTCAGAAATTTGATCCCTACATCAATGTAGATCCCGGCACGTTAAATCCGTATGAACATGGTGAATGTTACGTAACAGAAGACGGGGCAGAAACGGATCTTGACCTGGGTCATTATGAGCGTTTTCTGAACCGTCCCACCTCACAGGCCAACAATGTGACTACGGGTCGTATTTATCAGACAGTCATCAACAAAGAGCGGGAGGGCGCTTATCTGGGCAAAACCGTACAGGTAATCCCCCACATAACGGATGAAATCAAGCGCCGGGTATTGCTTCTTGGAAATGAAGGACAATACGATATCGTCATCACGGAAGTGGGTGGTACGGTGGGTGATATTGAATCGCTGCCTTACATCGAAGCCGTTCGTCAGCTGCAATGGGAGCTGGGAAATGAAAATTGCCTGGTTGTACACCTGACCCTGATTCCCTACCTGCGTGCGGCAAAAGAATTAAAAACCAAGCCCACCCAACATTCCGTGCGTATGCTCAGCGAAAACGGTGTGCATCCCGATATCATTGTCTGTCGTACGGAAGAGCCAATGACTTACGATTTAAAGAAAAAAATTGCGCTTTTTTGCAATGTGAATGTGGATGCGGTTATCGAAGCCAATGATGTACCCACCATTTACGAAGTGCCGCTGGAGATGATGCGCGAAAAATTAGATGTCATCTGCATGCAAAAATTACATATCCCCATTCGTCAGGAGCCGGAATTATCACGCTGGCGTGAGTTTTTAGATAAGCTGAAATATCCCAAATCAAAAGTTACGATAGGATTGGTGGGGAAATATGTGGAATTGCAGGATGCCTATAAGTCGATTCTGGAATCATTTATCCACGCCGGTGCAGTGAACGAATGTAAAGTGGTCGTGCAATATATTCATTCAGAATTTATCACTTCCGAGAATGTGGAAGAGAAATTGGCCGGATTAGATGGAGTGCTGGTAGCACCCGGATTCGGCAATCGCGGAATTGAAGGCAAGATAGCCGCTATCCAGTATGCACGTGAGCATCAGATTCCATTTTTTGGTATTTGCCTGGGTATGCAATGTGCAGTCATCGAATTTGCCAGGCACAGGATGGGCTTGCCGGAAGCCCATTCTACTGAAATGAATCCATCCACCCCCGATCCGGTCATTGATTTAATGGAAGAACAGAAAAAAATTACGGCTAAAGGAGGCACCATGCGCCTGGGAGCTTATCCCTGTCAGATTAAACCCGGAACGCTTGCTGAAAAAATTTACGGCACGCACTTGATCAGCGAACGACATCGGCACAGGTATGAATTTAATAACCGCTATCTGGAAGCCATGGAAAAAGCAGGCATGATAGCTTCGGGAGTGAATCCGGAAACGGGGCTGGTGGAGATTATTGAATTACCTGATCATCCCTTTTTCTTTGGATGTCAGTATCATCCCGAATTAAAAAGTACAGTTGAAAATCCTCATCCTGCTTTTGTAGCTTTTATTAAAGCGGCCAAAGTATATGCTGAGGGACGAAAAGCAGCTAATCCCCTGCATGCAGAAAGCTCAATTCATGCGGTATAA
- a CDS encoding translocation/assembly module TamB encodes MRGLKKLLKVATWVVLALVALALVLNIVVNIPAVQNFLVQQVTERLSAQLRTRVSISRVELQLFNRLQIHQAYIEDHRHDTLLYAGSLQLHITDFFFLSKHPVIHFLGLKDVKLHLIRQPGDSVWNYQFLLDAFSSGNAQSGKNQQPSLPDIRRVAWTNVQIDQIDGWTGQDMHFGITSLDMQAQRTDFRRHRLIIQKLTLTNPSFRLYQYPGTAPADTSGQAPLSTAADHWNPDHWQLLIRTLRVQNGSFAIDDTSRLVNAPYFDPGHVHIHHIMLQMDSLQLQQDTFTTYLRLSAVERSGFQIQSLTCRFKFSPVIMEFSQLDLRTPHSHLGNYYAMHFRHLSDMSDYIQRVTMVAHFQRAFVHTDDIAYFAPALQQWHTRMMISGDARGTVNDLRIRQLQLQAGNRSMLQASLQINGLPDIQETFLDAQVTRLTTNSTDLQRWFPILGNSMPVNLSALGTINFNGSFTGFLHDFVAYGNFSTAIGFVHSDLNMKVGRHRIPVYSGKLSAREFDLGKFLNSTALGPTTFQTQLNGQGLNLNTLNARLTGDFTKLTILQYPYQHMHIQGIFQKKLFDGQLSVRDTNANLDFTGNIDLNDALPHFNFQSTVYHADLRNLQLTGDSIAFSGQLDLHMQGDKIDNFLGSIRLYNVNLLKNNQRIAFDSLHIESKIDSNQEKLLTIQGNEMKGYIQGHFNLQHLPDAFQLFLSQYFPSYIQKPAGWLPDENFRFSLQTQHVDAYLKAFTHGWRGMDNMSLNGSINMLTNALQLQVDVPYVAYQSFQWHNLHLHAQGNLRQLSMQTDIQEIRLGDSLLAPQTSIVAQAAHDTSFVSLQTSLPRYQIHTELYARVVARPTDVKIQLLNAAILLSDKEWNVNAENEIYLQNQKLRIHNLSFFQNNQQIHIQSDSTGEAYHIHLQDLIVSDFSNLFLQQTRLEGIATGDITILHPFQEMKLLVDLRNVDTRLNNQPLGDVRLQAQYEQASQQLQFQVLSAQFSGKGTLDFAQADIPTTGSLSLQMANLRMLNPYLTDYVSQVQGFASGNINWSGTVHALNVTSNLRLDSLGMKVNYIGTSYVFASTTVQITPQLIQFTPTRLFDDKGNEAQLSGEIAHNHFRDLRFNLRLQTQQFHFLHTTYFDNQSYYGDAFAAGTISFTGPLNNMQMLIRATAMPGTHLYLPISDSKDIGQHDFIVFKTYGSEINPVKRAPKDVDLTIHLLAEMNTNARIDVILDANTGDAISATGNGTLNMNIPLNGDMSMYGTYTIEEGTYTFTFQRLIPKRFQIDPGSTITWNGSPYDAFLNLTAVYHVPGGASLYNLLAAEAANNPGLYGPDLMRTQRVDVNLKLSGKLTKPDINFSIEIPDEEVGGSYAITRLKQITQDPNQLLNQVVGLLIFGQFLPEANTTASSNTNLLRSGGLSSVGAILSAQGTSQLNNLLNRVLKDKSLGVQLNYNPYSASLSEGDALQRNALSVGITKSFLNNRIRVEIGPQWDWGRSYGPYNYTSYFDPIGDFQFEYFVTPDGRIRLTAFRRSSYNVLLENDRTIYGMGISYKRQFDYLYDHFFGKKPTDSAQMPTPEHQHATHTTDSTYNSKSLFDEQP; translated from the coding sequence GCACGCGTGTAAGCATTTCTCGTGTGGAGCTTCAACTCTTCAATCGCCTGCAGATTCATCAAGCCTATATAGAAGATCATCGGCACGATACATTGCTGTATGCAGGCAGCCTTCAACTGCACATTACCGATTTCTTTTTTCTAAGCAAGCATCCGGTGATACATTTTCTGGGGTTGAAAGATGTGAAGCTACATTTGATCCGCCAGCCCGGCGACAGCGTGTGGAATTACCAGTTTTTATTGGATGCATTCTCATCAGGAAATGCGCAATCCGGAAAAAATCAACAGCCCTCGCTTCCCGACATCCGACGCGTGGCATGGACAAACGTTCAAATCGATCAGATTGACGGATGGACCGGGCAGGATATGCATTTCGGGATTACATCCCTGGATATGCAGGCACAACGAACTGATTTCCGAAGACACAGGCTCATCATCCAGAAATTAACGCTCACCAACCCTTCGTTTCGTTTATACCAGTATCCCGGCACTGCGCCGGCAGATACTTCCGGACAAGCGCCGCTATCCACCGCAGCCGATCACTGGAATCCTGATCACTGGCAGCTGTTGATTCGAACGTTACGCGTGCAGAATGGTTCATTCGCAATAGATGACACCAGCCGACTTGTGAATGCGCCCTATTTTGATCCCGGACATGTACATATTCATCACATCATGCTGCAAATGGACAGCCTTCAGTTGCAACAGGATACTTTCACTACATACCTGCGGCTTTCGGCCGTCGAGCGCAGTGGGTTTCAGATTCAATCCCTCACCTGCAGATTTAAGTTTTCACCGGTAATCATGGAATTCAGCCAGCTGGATTTACGCACGCCGCACAGCCATCTGGGTAATTACTACGCAATGCATTTCAGACACCTCTCTGACATGAGCGATTATATCCAGCGGGTGACCATGGTGGCGCATTTCCAGCGGGCTTTCGTGCACACCGACGATATAGCTTATTTTGCTCCCGCTCTGCAGCAATGGCATACACGCATGATGATCAGCGGTGATGCCAGAGGAACCGTAAACGATTTGCGCATCCGGCAGTTGCAATTGCAGGCGGGCAACCGTAGTATGCTGCAAGCCAGCCTGCAAATCAACGGCCTGCCCGATATTCAGGAAACTTTTCTGGACGCGCAAGTTACGCGCTTGACGACAAACAGTACAGATCTCCAACGCTGGTTCCCGATTCTGGGCAACAGCATGCCTGTGAATCTATCAGCACTCGGCACCATCAACTTCAATGGAAGCTTTACCGGATTTTTGCACGATTTTGTTGCCTATGGGAATTTCTCCACAGCCATAGGTTTTGTGCATTCCGACCTGAATATGAAAGTAGGGCGTCATCGCATCCCGGTTTATTCTGGAAAACTCTCGGCCCGGGAATTCGACCTGGGTAAATTTCTGAACAGTACGGCTTTAGGCCCAACGACTTTTCAAACCCAGCTGAATGGACAGGGATTAAATCTCAATACCCTGAATGCCCGATTAACCGGTGATTTCACCAAACTCACCATTCTTCAATATCCCTATCAGCACATGCATATTCAGGGCATCTTTCAAAAAAAATTATTCGATGGACAGCTATCCGTCCGTGATACCAATGCCAATCTGGATTTTACAGGCAATATCGACCTGAACGATGCGCTGCCCCATTTCAACTTTCAATCGACCGTTTACCATGCTGACCTGAGAAACCTGCAGCTGACAGGCGATTCTATCGCCTTCAGCGGACAGCTTGATCTGCACATGCAGGGGGATAAAATCGATAATTTCTTAGGCAGCATCAGGTTGTATAATGTCAACTTGTTGAAAAACAATCAACGCATTGCTTTCGACTCCTTGCATATTGAGTCTAAAATCGACAGTAATCAGGAAAAATTGCTTACCATTCAGGGCAATGAAATGAAAGGTTATATTCAGGGACATTTTAATTTACAACACTTGCCTGATGCTTTTCAGTTGTTCTTAAGTCAATATTTCCCGAGCTATATCCAGAAACCTGCCGGATGGTTGCCAGATGAGAATTTTCGATTTTCCTTACAAACCCAGCATGTGGATGCTTACCTGAAAGCTTTTACACATGGATGGCGGGGTATGGATAATATGAGTTTGAATGGCTCCATTAACATGCTTACGAATGCATTACAATTACAGGTTGATGTGCCTTATGTTGCCTATCAATCCTTCCAGTGGCACAATCTTCATTTGCATGCACAGGGTAATTTGCGCCAGCTTTCGATGCAAACCGATATTCAGGAAATCAGGCTTGGAGATAGTCTTCTTGCACCGCAAACCAGTATAGTAGCACAAGCAGCTCATGATACTTCATTTGTTTCCCTGCAAACCAGTTTGCCTCGCTATCAAATCCATACGGAATTATATGCCCGAGTGGTTGCACGCCCCACCGATGTGAAAATACAATTGCTGAATGCAGCAATTCTGCTGAGTGATAAGGAATGGAATGTAAACGCAGAAAATGAAATTTATCTGCAAAATCAAAAATTACGTATCCATAACCTCAGCTTTTTTCAAAATAACCAGCAAATCCATATCCAGTCTGATAGCACTGGTGAAGCATATCATATTCATCTGCAAGACTTGATTGTGAGTGATTTCTCGAACCTGTTTCTTCAACAAACCCGGCTGGAAGGTATTGCCACAGGAGATATCACCATACTTCATCCTTTTCAAGAGATGAAATTGCTGGTTGATTTGCGGAACGTCGATACACGTTTGAACAATCAACCGTTAGGCGATGTGCGACTGCAGGCACAATATGAGCAAGCCAGCCAGCAGCTGCAGTTCCAGGTGCTTTCTGCACAATTTTCTGGAAAAGGCACATTGGACTTTGCTCAGGCCGATATTCCTACAACAGGCAGCCTGTCGTTACAGATGGCCAATCTTCGCATGCTGAATCCCTACCTCACCGATTATGTGAGCCAGGTTCAGGGATTTGCATCGGGAAATATCAACTGGAGCGGAACAGTTCATGCTTTGAATGTAACGAGCAATTTGCGTCTTGATAGTCTGGGTATGAAAGTAAACTATATTGGCACTTCTTATGTATTTGCTTCCACCACAGTGCAGATCACGCCCCAGCTCATCCAATTCACACCCACCCGCCTGTTTGACGATAAAGGCAACGAAGCGCAACTGAGTGGGGAAATTGCACACAATCATTTCCGCGATTTACGATTTAATTTAAGGTTGCAAACACAGCAATTTCATTTCCTGCATACCACGTATTTCGATAACCAATCTTATTACGGCGATGCCTTCGCTGCAGGTACAATTAGTTTCACCGGGCCATTGAACAATATGCAGATGCTGATCCGCGCCACAGCTATGCCAGGTACGCATTTATATTTACCGATATCAGATAGCAAAGATATCGGTCAACATGATTTTATTGTATTCAAAACTTATGGCAGTGAAATTAATCCAGTAAAACGAGCTCCAAAAGATGTGGATCTCACCATTCATCTGCTGGCCGAGATGAATACTAATGCCCGGATAGATGTAATCCTGGATGCCAATACGGGCGATGCCATCTCGGCTACCGGCAACGGCACATTGAACATGAATATTCCATTGAATGGTGACATGAGCATGTATGGCACCTATACCATCGAAGAAGGTACATACACATTCACCTTCCAGCGGCTGATTCCCAAACGTTTTCAGATTGATCCGGGTAGCACCATCACCTGGAATGGTAGTCCTTACGATGCTTTCCTGAATCTCACGGCCGTATATCATGTGCCGGGAGGCGCAAGCCTATACAATCTGCTGGCAGCTGAAGCCGCCAACAACCCTGGATTATATGGCCCCGATCTCATGCGCACACAACGCGTGGATGTGAACCTGAAGCTGAGCGGTAAACTCACCAAACCCGATATCAACTTCAGCATCGAAATACCCGATGAAGAAGTAGGCGGCAGCTATGCCATCACCAGGTTGAAACAAATCACCCAGGATCCCAATCAGCTGCTCAACCAGGTGGTGGGCTTGCTCATTTTCGGACAATTTCTTCCGGAAGCCAATACTACAGCCAGCTCCAATACCAATCTGCTTCGCTCGGGAGGACTTAGCAGCGTGGGCGCCATCCTCTCGGCACAGGGCACTTCTCAGTTGAATAATTTGCTGAATCGTGTGCTGAAAGATAAAAGCCTCGGTGTGCAGCTCAACTATAATCCATATTCTGCAAGTCTCAGCGAAGGCGATGCCCTGCAACGCAATGCCCTTTCCGTGGGCATTACCAAATCATTCCTCAACAACCGCATCCGGGTGGAAATAGGACCTCAGTGGGACTGGGGCCGCAGCTACGGTCCATATAACTATACCAGTTATTTCGACCCCATCGGTGATTTTCAGTTTGAGTATTTCGTAACACCCGACGGTCGAATCAGACTTACCGCCTTCCGCAGAAGCAGCTATAATGTATTACTGGAAAATGACCGCACGATATACGGCATGGGCATTTCATACAAACGACAATTCGATTATTTATACGATCATTTCTTCGGGAAAAAACCAACGGATAGTGCACAGATGCCCACGCCCGAACATCAGCACGCTACCCATACAACTGATTCTACATACAACTCAAAATCTTTATTCGATGAACAACCTTGA